From the Brassica napus cultivar Da-Ae chromosome A8, Da-Ae, whole genome shotgun sequence genome, one window contains:
- the LOC106401617 gene encoding selenium-binding protein 2, translating into MATETVLATAVSNGVGKACCKSGPGYATPLAAMSGPPEKLIYVTALYSGTGREQPDYLATVDVDPNSPTYSSVIHRLKMPYIGDELHHTGWNSCSSCHGDPSASRRYLVLPGLISGRIYAIDTMTDPKAPSLYKVVEPKEISEKTGLAFPHTSHCLASGDMLVSCLGDKEGNAKGNGFLLLDSDFNVKSRWDKPGHAPKFGYDFWYQPRFKTMISTSWGAPKAFSKGFNLQHVADGLYGSHLHIYKWPEGEMKQIIDLGNTGLLPLEIRFLHDPSKDTGYVGSALSSNMIRFFRNSDDTWSHEVVISVEPLKVENWILPEMPGLITDFLISLDDRFFYFVNWLHGDIRQYNIEDPKNPVLTGQIWVGGLLQKGSPVKAVREDGTTYQFDVPQIKGKSLRAGPQMIQLSLDGKRLYATNSLFSAWDRQFYPELMDKGSHIIQIDVDTEKGGLSINPDFFVDFGEEPDGPALAHEMRYPGGDCTSDIWI; encoded by the exons ATGGCAACAGAGACTGTATTGGCGACGGCGGTGAGCAACGGCGTAGGTAAAGCTTGTTGCAAGTCCGGTCCGGGTTATGCTACGCCTCTAGCTGCCATGTCCGGTCCACCTGAAAAGCTCATCTACGTCACCGCCCTCTACTCTG GAACGGGGCGAGAGCAACCAGACTACTTGGCGACGGTAGATGTGGATCCAAACTCACCCACATATTCAAGCGTCATTCACAGATTGAAAATGCCTTATATAGGCGATGAGCTTCATCACACTGGTTGGAACTCTTGCAGCTCTTGCCACGGTGATCCTTCTGCTAGTAGACGTTACCTCGTCTTACCAGGCTTAAT ATCTGGTCGCATCTACGCAATCGACACAATGACTGACCCAAAGGCTCCGTCCTTGTACAAGGTTGTAGAACCTAAAGAGATTTCTGAGAAGACAGGATTAGCATTTCCGCACACGTCTCACTGCCTCGCCTCTGGCGACATGTTGGTCTCTTGCCTTGGTGACAAAGAAGGAAACGCCAAAGGGAACGGGTTTCTCCTTCTTGACTCTGATTTCAACGTCAAAAGCAGGTGGGACAAACCAGGGCATGCCCCAAAGTTTGGGTATGATTTCTGGTACCAGCCTCGGTTCAAGACGATGATCAGCACTTCTTGGGGAGCACCTAAAGCTTTCTCCAAAGGTTTCAATCTCCAGCACGTTGCTGATGGCTTGTACGGAAgtcatttacatatttataaatggCCAGAAGGTGAAATGAAACAGATTATTGACCTTGGTAATACTGGTCTCTTACCTCTCGAG ATAAGATTCTTGCATGATCCGTCTAAAGATACAGGATATGTTGGGAGTGCCTTGTCGAGTAATATGATACGATTTTTCAGGAACAGTGATGACACATGGAGCCATGAG GTGGTTATATCAGTTGAACCACTGAAAGTAGAGAACTGGATTCTTCCAGAAATGCCGGGGCTTATCACCGACTTCTTGATCTCCCTCGATGATAGGTTTTTCTACTTTGTGAACTGGCTTCATGGAGACATTCGTCAGTACAACATTGAAGACCCTAAAAACCCTGTCTTAACTGGTCAAATTTGGGTGGGCGGATTACTACAAAAAGGCAGCCCTGTAAAGGCGGTTAGAGAAGATGGTACCACTTACCAGTTTGATGTTCCTCAGATCAAG GGGAAATCTCTACGAGCAGGACCTCAGATGATCCAGCTGAGCCTTGATGGTAAACGATTGTATGCAACAAACTCACTGTTCAGCGCGTGGGACCGTCAGTTTTACCCAGAACTCATGGATAAAGGATCACACATAATTCAGATTGATGTTGATACAGAGAAAGGTGGTCTCTCAATAAACCCTGATTTCTTTGTGGACTTTGGTGAAGAACCTGATGGTCCTGCGCTTGCCCACGAGATGAGATATCCCGGCGGAGACTGCACATCTGATATCTGGATTTGA
- the LOC106394635 gene encoding selenium-binding protein 1-like isoform X2, with product MATETKVIAPVGSGEKGCCKSGPGYATPLAAMSGPREKLIYVIAVYTGTGREKPDYLATVDVDPSSATYCSVIHRLPMPFLGDELHHSGWNSCSSCHGDASADRRYLVLPSFISGRIYAIDTKADPRAPSLYKYVDPKEIAEKTGLAFPHTTHCLASGEILVSCLGDKDGNAQGSGFLLLDSDFNIKNRWEKPGHSPLFGYDFWYQPRHKTMISTSLGAPKAFSKGFDLQDVADGFYGSHLHVYSWPGGEMKQLIDLGDTGLIPLEIRFLHDPSKDIGYVGSALSSNMIRFFKNSDETWSHEVVISVKPIKVENWVLPEMPGLITDFLISLDDRFFYFVNWLHGDIRQYNIEDPKNPVLTGQIWVGGLLQKGGPVKAVREDGGTYQFDVPQIKGKSLRGGPQMIQLSLDGKRLYATNSLYSVWDRQFYPELMDKGSHIIQIDVDTEKGGLSINPDFFVDFGEEPDGPALAHEMRYPGGDCTSDIWI from the exons ATGGCGACTGAAACTAAAGTGATAGCTCCGGTTGGAAGCGGAGAAAAAGGATGCTGCAAGTCAGGTCCCGGATATGCCACGCCACTTGCCGCAATGTCTGGTCCACGGGAAAAGCTCATCTACGTCATCGCCGTCTACACTG GAACGGGACGAGAGAAGCCAGATTACTTGGCAACGGTAGATGTGGATCCAAGCTCAGCAACATATTGTAGCGTCATTCATAGATTGCCAATGCCCTTTCTTGGTGATGAGCTTCATCATTCTGGTTGGAACTCTTGCAGTTCTTGCCATGGTGATGCTTCTGCTGATAGACGTTATCTCGTGTTACCATCCTTTAT ATCTGGTCGCATCTATGCAATTGACACAAAGGCAGACCCGAGGGCACCATCTTTGTATAAGTACGTAGATCCTAAAGAGATTGCTGAAAAGACAGGATTGGCCTTCCCACACACAACTCATTGCCTTGCCTCTGGTGAAATCTTGGTGTCCTGTCTTGGGGACAAAGATGGAAATGCCCAGGGGAGTGGGTTTCTTCTTCTCGACTCTGACTTTAATATCAAGAACAG GTGGGAGAAACCAGGACATAGTCCCTTGTTCGGTTATGATTTCTGGTACCAACCTCGGCACAAGACAATGATCAGCACCTCTTTGGGAGCACCTAAGGCCTTCTCCAAAGGTTTTGATCTCCAGGACGTTGCTGATGGCTTCTACGGAAGTCATCTTCATGTTTACAGTTGGCCAGGAGGTGAAATGAAACAGTTAATTGACCTTGGAGATACTGGTCTCATACCTTTGGAG ATCAGATTCTTGCATGATCCATCTAAAGATATAGGATATGTTGGGAGTGCACTGTCGAGTAATATGATAAGATTTTTCAAGAATAGTGATGAAACATGGAGCCATGAG GTCGTTATATCAGTTAAACCCATAAAAGTAGAAAACTGGGTTCTTCCAGAAATGCCAGGGCTTATCACCGACTTCTTGATCTCTCTGGATGATCGATTTTTCTACTTTGTGAACTGGCTTCATGGAGACATTCGCCAGTATAACATCGAAGACCCTAAAAACCCTGTCTTAACGGGACAAATTTGGGTGGGTGGTTTACTACAAAAGGGTGGTCCTGTTAAGGCTGTTAGAGAAGACGGCGGTACTTACCAGTTTGATGTTCCTCAAATCAAG GGGAAATCTCTGAGAGGAGGACCTCAAATGATTCAGCTTAGCCTTGATGGTAAACGACTGTATGCAACAAACTCGTTATACAGCGTGTGGGACCGTCAGTTTTACCCTGAACTTATGGATAAAGGATCACACATAATTCAGATTGATGTTGATACAGAGAAAGGTGGTCTCTCAATAAACCCTGATTTCTTTGTGGACTTTGGTGAAGAACCCGATGGTCCTGCGCTTGCCCACGAGATGAGATATCCCGGCGGAGACTGCACATCTGATATCTGGATTTGA
- the LOC106394635 gene encoding selenium-binding protein 1-like isoform X1: protein MATETKVIAPVGSGEKGCCKSGPGYATPLAAMSGPREKLIYVIAVYTGTGREKPDYLATVDVDPSSATYCSVIHRLPMPFLGDELHHSGWNSCSSCHGDASADRRYLVLPSFISGRIYAIDTKADPRAPSLYKYVDPKEIAEKTGLAFPHTTHCLASGEILVSCLGDKDGNAQGSGFLLLDSDFNIKNRGFLRWEKPGHSPLFGYDFWYQPRHKTMISTSLGAPKAFSKGFDLQDVADGFYGSHLHVYSWPGGEMKQLIDLGDTGLIPLEIRFLHDPSKDIGYVGSALSSNMIRFFKNSDETWSHEVVISVKPIKVENWVLPEMPGLITDFLISLDDRFFYFVNWLHGDIRQYNIEDPKNPVLTGQIWVGGLLQKGGPVKAVREDGGTYQFDVPQIKGKSLRGGPQMIQLSLDGKRLYATNSLYSVWDRQFYPELMDKGSHIIQIDVDTEKGGLSINPDFFVDFGEEPDGPALAHEMRYPGGDCTSDIWI from the exons ATGGCGACTGAAACTAAAGTGATAGCTCCGGTTGGAAGCGGAGAAAAAGGATGCTGCAAGTCAGGTCCCGGATATGCCACGCCACTTGCCGCAATGTCTGGTCCACGGGAAAAGCTCATCTACGTCATCGCCGTCTACACTG GAACGGGACGAGAGAAGCCAGATTACTTGGCAACGGTAGATGTGGATCCAAGCTCAGCAACATATTGTAGCGTCATTCATAGATTGCCAATGCCCTTTCTTGGTGATGAGCTTCATCATTCTGGTTGGAACTCTTGCAGTTCTTGCCATGGTGATGCTTCTGCTGATAGACGTTATCTCGTGTTACCATCCTTTAT ATCTGGTCGCATCTATGCAATTGACACAAAGGCAGACCCGAGGGCACCATCTTTGTATAAGTACGTAGATCCTAAAGAGATTGCTGAAAAGACAGGATTGGCCTTCCCACACACAACTCATTGCCTTGCCTCTGGTGAAATCTTGGTGTCCTGTCTTGGGGACAAAGATGGAAATGCCCAGGGGAGTGGGTTTCTTCTTCTCGACTCTGACTTTAATATCAAGAACAG GGGATTTCTCAGGTGGGAGAAACCAGGACATAGTCCCTTGTTCGGTTATGATTTCTGGTACCAACCTCGGCACAAGACAATGATCAGCACCTCTTTGGGAGCACCTAAGGCCTTCTCCAAAGGTTTTGATCTCCAGGACGTTGCTGATGGCTTCTACGGAAGTCATCTTCATGTTTACAGTTGGCCAGGAGGTGAAATGAAACAGTTAATTGACCTTGGAGATACTGGTCTCATACCTTTGGAG ATCAGATTCTTGCATGATCCATCTAAAGATATAGGATATGTTGGGAGTGCACTGTCGAGTAATATGATAAGATTTTTCAAGAATAGTGATGAAACATGGAGCCATGAG GTCGTTATATCAGTTAAACCCATAAAAGTAGAAAACTGGGTTCTTCCAGAAATGCCAGGGCTTATCACCGACTTCTTGATCTCTCTGGATGATCGATTTTTCTACTTTGTGAACTGGCTTCATGGAGACATTCGCCAGTATAACATCGAAGACCCTAAAAACCCTGTCTTAACGGGACAAATTTGGGTGGGTGGTTTACTACAAAAGGGTGGTCCTGTTAAGGCTGTTAGAGAAGACGGCGGTACTTACCAGTTTGATGTTCCTCAAATCAAG GGGAAATCTCTGAGAGGAGGACCTCAAATGATTCAGCTTAGCCTTGATGGTAAACGACTGTATGCAACAAACTCGTTATACAGCGTGTGGGACCGTCAGTTTTACCCTGAACTTATGGATAAAGGATCACACATAATTCAGATTGATGTTGATACAGAGAAAGGTGGTCTCTCAATAAACCCTGATTTCTTTGTGGACTTTGGTGAAGAACCCGATGGTCCTGCGCTTGCCCACGAGATGAGATATCCCGGCGGAGACTGCACATCTGATATCTGGATTTGA